The proteins below are encoded in one region of Vogesella indigofera:
- a CDS encoding sigma-54-dependent transcriptional regulator → MSEALRVLIVEDDPHVLLGCQQALTLEDIPVTGVASAEAALPLIDGQFPGIVISDIRLPGIDGLTLMQQLKAQDRSLPVVLITGHGDVSMAVQAMKDGAYDFMEKPFSPERLVEVARRALEQRRLSLEVESLRRQLDGKQTLAQRLIGRSAAMCQLRELILNVADTGANVLINGETGTGKELVASCLHEFSRRQQHNYVAINCGGLPEHLFESEIFGHEANAFTGAGKRRIGKIEHAHKGTLFLDEVETMPINLQIKLLRVLQEHKLERLGSNQMVDVDCRLIAATKEDLGELSQQGKFRADFYYRLNVVTLEIPPLRERREDIPLLFECFLQQAALRFDREPLEVDRKTLSRLMAHDWPGNVRELRNVAERYALGLPAFKDSGDGHNSPSLAECVEAYEKSLVVEALRRHGGNLTQASAALGTPKTTLFDKVKKYGLQGSN, encoded by the coding sequence ATGTCTGAAGCATTGCGCGTCCTGATCGTGGAAGACGATCCCCATGTCCTGCTCGGCTGCCAGCAGGCGCTGACGCTGGAAGACATCCCGGTCACCGGCGTCGCCAGCGCCGAAGCCGCGCTGCCGCTGATCGACGGCCAGTTCCCCGGCATCGTCATCAGCGACATCCGCCTGCCCGGCATCGACGGCCTGACCCTGATGCAGCAGCTGAAGGCGCAGGACCGCAGCCTGCCGGTGGTACTGATCACCGGCCACGGCGACGTCAGCATGGCGGTGCAGGCGATGAAGGACGGCGCCTACGATTTCATGGAAAAACCGTTCTCGCCGGAACGGCTGGTGGAGGTCGCCCGCCGCGCGCTGGAGCAGCGCCGGCTGAGCCTGGAGGTGGAAAGCCTGCGCCGCCAGCTGGACGGCAAGCAGACGCTGGCGCAGCGCCTGATCGGCCGCTCCGCCGCGATGTGCCAGCTACGCGAACTGATCCTCAACGTCGCCGACACCGGTGCCAACGTGCTGATCAACGGCGAAACCGGCACCGGCAAGGAGCTGGTCGCCAGCTGCCTGCACGAATTCAGCCGCCGCCAGCAGCACAACTACGTGGCGATCAACTGCGGCGGCCTGCCGGAGCACCTGTTCGAGAGCGAAATCTTCGGCCACGAGGCCAACGCCTTCACCGGCGCCGGCAAGCGCCGCATCGGCAAGATCGAGCACGCGCACAAGGGCACGCTGTTCCTCGACGAAGTCGAGACCATGCCGATCAACCTGCAGATCAAGCTGCTGCGCGTGCTGCAGGAACACAAGCTGGAACGCCTGGGCAGCAACCAGATGGTCGATGTCGACTGCCGCCTGATCGCCGCCACCAAGGAAGACCTGGGCGAGCTGTCGCAACAGGGCAAGTTCCGCGCCGACTTCTACTACCGCCTCAACGTGGTGACGCTGGAAATCCCGCCGCTGCGCGAACGGCGCGAGGACATTCCGCTGCTGTTCGAATGCTTCCTGCAGCAGGCGGCGCTGCGCTTCGACCGCGAGCCGCTGGAGGTGGACCGCAAGACGCTGTCGAGGCTGATGGCGCACGACTGGCCGGGCAATGTGCGCGAACTGCGCAACGTCGCCGAACGCTACGCGCTGGGGCTGCCGGCGTTCAAGGACAGCGGCGACGGCCACAACTCGCCCAGCCTCGCCGAATGCGTGGAAGCCTATGAAAAGAGCCTGGTCGTGGAGGCGCTGCGCCGTCACGGCGGCAACCTGACCCAGGCCAGCGCCGCGCTGGGCACACCGAAGACCACGCTATTCGACAAGGTGAAGAAGTACGGGCTGCAGGGCAGCAATTAG
- a CDS encoding sensor histidine kinase, which yields MSVRIRKPLFLSCLLLGLVLLCSTLTYQFSVQHGIDALREQGNRQLELHTRGVESEIERFVWLPGLLQLNPVTLQLLQSPDASHQLEVNRYLAAMNERSGTLAVYVLDSGGRVLASSNWRRSDSYVGEDLSFRPYYTEAMAGRPGRFYGIGSTIGEAGYYLSSPLRVNGRIAGVAVVKVRLGQLEAGWRKAGADVFIADENGVIILASKPRWRLNVIHPLSQERRNQLAQSLQYHWASLPLLQLKSRRTLSPGLDRWELSDPDVAAPEGRLFLAQSRTLNDTRWQLTLLSPLAALKAAAWTHAMLAATIVAVLTLLLIAWNERRKVIATRLSAREALQAANSELERRIEERTADLSASNERLLAEIRERELAEQTLRKAQNELIQAGKLAVIGQMSTSIAHELNQPLAALRTLSGNTVKFLARGAYDTAAANLKTIGELVERMGKITGSLRSFARRSEHADGQARLETAVDAALFLLQPRLSRHPVTVQREFDDVLLAIDQTRLEQILVNLVGNALDALQGVPAACVRLSGQRDGGRYLLTVADNGGGLPEQVRQHLFEPFFTTKPQGSGLGLGLTLSASLAAAANGTLQAQPLPQGAAFVLQLPLCPEQELHHV from the coding sequence ATGTCTGTCCGTATCCGCAAACCGCTGTTCCTGAGCTGCCTGTTGCTGGGGCTGGTACTGCTGTGCAGCACGCTGACCTACCAGTTTTCGGTGCAGCACGGTATTGACGCCCTGCGCGAGCAGGGCAACCGCCAGCTGGAGCTGCACACCCGCGGCGTGGAAAGCGAGATCGAGCGCTTCGTATGGCTGCCCGGCCTGCTGCAGCTCAACCCGGTGACGCTGCAGCTGCTGCAGTCGCCGGACGCCAGCCACCAGCTGGAGGTCAACCGCTACCTGGCGGCGATGAACGAGCGCAGCGGCACGCTGGCGGTCTACGTGCTGGACAGCGGCGGCCGCGTGCTGGCGTCCAGCAACTGGCGCCGCAGCGACAGCTATGTCGGCGAAGACCTGTCGTTCCGCCCCTACTACACCGAGGCCATGGCCGGCCGCCCCGGTCGCTTCTACGGCATCGGCAGCACCATCGGCGAGGCCGGCTACTACCTGTCCAGCCCGCTGCGCGTCAACGGCCGCATCGCCGGCGTGGCGGTGGTCAAGGTCCGCCTCGGCCAGCTGGAAGCCGGCTGGCGCAAGGCCGGCGCCGACGTGTTCATCGCCGATGAAAACGGCGTCATCATCCTCGCCTCCAAGCCGCGCTGGCGGTTGAACGTGATCCACCCGCTGTCGCAGGAGCGGCGCAACCAGCTGGCGCAGAGCCTGCAATACCACTGGGCGTCGCTGCCGCTGCTGCAGCTGAAATCGCGGCGCACGCTGTCGCCGGGGCTGGATCGCTGGGAGCTGTCCGACCCCGACGTCGCCGCGCCGGAAGGCCGCCTGTTCCTGGCGCAGTCGCGCACCCTCAACGACACCCGCTGGCAGCTGACCCTGCTCAGCCCGCTGGCGGCGCTGAAGGCGGCGGCGTGGACGCACGCGATGCTGGCGGCCACCATCGTCGCGGTGCTGACGCTGCTGCTGATCGCGTGGAACGAGCGGCGCAAGGTGATCGCCACCCGCCTGTCGGCGCGCGAGGCACTGCAGGCGGCCAATAGCGAGCTGGAACGCCGCATCGAAGAGCGCACCGCCGACCTTTCCGCCAGCAACGAGCGCCTGCTGGCCGAAATCCGCGAGCGCGAGCTGGCGGAGCAGACGCTGCGCAAGGCGCAGAACGAGCTGATCCAGGCCGGCAAGCTGGCGGTGATCGGCCAGATGTCGACCAGCATCGCCCACGAGCTGAACCAGCCGCTGGCGGCGCTGCGCACGCTGTCCGGCAACACCGTGAAGTTCCTCGCCCGCGGCGCCTACGACACCGCTGCGGCCAACCTCAAGACCATCGGCGAACTGGTGGAGCGCATGGGCAAGATCACCGGCTCGCTGCGCTCCTTCGCCCGCCGCTCCGAACACGCCGACGGCCAGGCGCGACTGGAAACCGCGGTCGACGCCGCGCTGTTCCTGCTGCAGCCGCGGCTGTCGCGCCACCCGGTCACGGTGCAGCGCGAATTCGACGACGTGCTGCTGGCCATCGACCAGACGCGGCTGGAGCAGATCCTGGTCAACCTGGTCGGCAACGCGCTGGACGCGCTGCAGGGCGTGCCCGCCGCCTGCGTGCGCCTGAGCGGCCAGCGCGACGGCGGCCGCTACCTGCTGACCGTGGCCGACAACGGCGGCGGCCTGCCGGAACAGGTACGCCAGCATCTGTTCGAACCCTTTTTCACCACCAAGCCGCAGGGCAGCGGGCTGGGGCTGGGGCTGACCCTGTCCGCCAGCCTCGCCGCGGCGGCCAACGGTACACTGCAGGCACAGCCGCTGCCACAAGGCGCCGCCTTCGTGCTGCAATTGCCGCTGTGCCCGGAACAGGAACTCCATCATGTCTGA
- a CDS encoding methyl-accepting chemotaxis protein, producing MFGNSKKKIAALEERLATLDQERATLQQQLEQARQALGNCEQLSRENELAQQKRHSYRQPFGQFCDGVAQLRGSFSKLAEDMEGCFSLATDTAAGLDHTRSVVDTLANSFSDIANAQQLTAQQMDTLNSKTGEIRQFVQLIKDVADQTNLLALNAAIEAARAGEQGRGFAVVADEVRKLAERTSQATNEIASLVGDVEKASSDTKQQVSEAAEQAEKYRHTGEEIAVAIKKLVDGSEQMAKAITVGTNASFMEVVKLDHVVYKMEIYKAFIGYHTLDAGQLSNHTHCRLGKWYYEGRGQQQCRDQASYGQLEAPHARVHDSGKAALQAFYAADYSAASQALATMEQSSDEVMGLLDRLVHLGH from the coding sequence ATGTTTGGCAACAGCAAGAAAAAGATCGCCGCACTGGAAGAACGCCTCGCCACCCTGGACCAGGAGCGCGCGACACTGCAGCAGCAACTGGAGCAGGCGCGCCAGGCGCTGGGCAACTGCGAACAACTGAGCCGCGAAAACGAGCTCGCCCAGCAAAAGCGCCACAGCTACCGCCAGCCGTTCGGGCAGTTCTGTGACGGTGTCGCGCAGCTGCGCGGCAGCTTCAGCAAGCTGGCCGAGGACATGGAAGGCTGCTTCAGCCTGGCCACCGACACCGCGGCCGGCCTCGATCACACCCGCAGCGTGGTCGACACCCTCGCCAACAGCTTCAGCGACATCGCCAATGCACAGCAATTGACCGCGCAGCAGATGGACACCCTCAACAGCAAGACCGGTGAAATCCGCCAGTTCGTGCAGCTGATCAAGGACGTGGCCGACCAGACCAACCTGCTGGCGCTGAACGCGGCAATCGAGGCGGCGCGCGCCGGCGAGCAGGGCCGCGGCTTTGCCGTGGTGGCCGACGAAGTGCGCAAGCTGGCGGAGCGCACCTCGCAGGCGACCAACGAGATCGCCAGCCTGGTGGGTGATGTGGAGAAAGCGTCCAGCGACACCAAGCAGCAGGTCAGCGAGGCGGCGGAGCAGGCTGAGAAGTATCGCCACACCGGCGAGGAAATCGCGGTGGCGATCAAGAAACTGGTCGACGGCAGCGAGCAGATGGCGAAGGCGATCACCGTCGGCACCAACGCCAGCTTCATGGAAGTGGTGAAGCTGGATCACGTCGTCTACAAGATGGAGATCTACAAGGCCTTCATCGGTTACCACACCCTGGACGCCGGCCAATTGTCCAATCACACCCACTGCCGCCTCGGCAAGTGGTACTACGAGGGGCGCGGCCAGCAGCAGTGCCGCGACCAGGCCAGCTACGGCCAGCTGGAGGCGCCGCATGCACGGGTGCACGACAGCGGCAAGGCGGCACTGCAGGCGTTCTACGCCGCCGACTACAGCGCGGCATCGCAGGCGCTGGCGACCATGGAACAGTCGTCCGACGAGGTGATGGGCTTGCTGGACCGGCTGGTGCACCTCGGCCACTAA
- a CDS encoding DHA2 family efflux MFS transporter permease subunit codes for MSHPPLEGRSRTLVTLALSLATFMQVLDTTIANVAIPTIAGDLGASTSQGTWVITSFGVANAISVPITGWLAKRVGEVRLFLLATIGFVISSWLCGLAPSLELLILFRVLQGLLAGPMIPLSQSLLLQSYPPHKRAIAMALWTTTIIVAPIFGPILGGWLSDNWHWSWIFYINIPIGIVAAGLAWRELRHRETTILQLPIDKVGLILLVLGVGCLQMMLDRGKELDWFHSGEIMLYGIIALLALSYLVVWELTDKHPVIDLSLFRDRNFAVGVTSVSVGFMLYFGAIVLMPLLMQTQMGYTATEAGLATAPIGILPVLLSPIIGKNAHKLDMRWVVTFSFLMFAACFYWRYSTFNPAMDFAGVAWPQFVQGFAIAGFFMPLTTITLSNMKPQQLASASSLSNFMRTLAGSIGASLTTWQWEHREGLHHTQLTEHVSLYDNATRDTLAAMQQAGLSAEQAAAVIASDISRQGLFIGANEVFWLATVLFLLLTGLVWLSRPPKTPAGAVVVDAGH; via the coding sequence ATGTCGCATCCACCACTGGAAGGACGCTCGCGCACACTGGTCACCCTGGCGCTGTCGCTGGCCACCTTCATGCAGGTGCTGGACACCACCATCGCCAACGTGGCGATCCCCACCATCGCCGGCGATCTGGGCGCCTCCACCAGCCAGGGCACCTGGGTGATCACCTCCTTCGGCGTCGCCAATGCCATCTCGGTGCCGATCACCGGCTGGCTGGCCAAGCGCGTCGGCGAGGTGCGCCTGTTCCTGCTGGCCACCATCGGCTTCGTGATCAGCTCGTGGCTGTGCGGCCTGGCGCCGAGCCTGGAACTGCTGATCCTGTTCCGCGTGCTGCAGGGGCTCTTGGCCGGGCCGATGATCCCGCTGTCGCAGAGCCTGCTGCTGCAGAGCTATCCGCCGCACAAACGCGCCATCGCCATGGCGCTGTGGACGACGACCATCATCGTGGCGCCGATCTTCGGCCCGATCCTGGGCGGCTGGCTGTCGGACAACTGGCACTGGAGCTGGATCTTCTACATCAATATCCCGATCGGCATCGTGGCGGCGGGGCTGGCCTGGCGCGAGCTGCGCCACCGCGAAACCACCATCCTGCAGCTGCCGATCGACAAGGTGGGGCTGATCCTGCTGGTACTCGGCGTCGGCTGCCTGCAAATGATGCTGGACCGCGGCAAGGAGCTGGACTGGTTCCACTCCGGCGAGATCATGCTCTACGGCATCATCGCGCTGCTGGCGCTGTCCTACCTGGTGGTGTGGGAGCTGACCGACAAGCACCCGGTGATCGACCTGTCGCTGTTCCGCGACCGCAACTTCGCGGTCGGGGTGACCTCGGTCAGCGTCGGTTTCATGCTGTACTTCGGCGCCATCGTGCTGATGCCGCTCTTGATGCAGACGCAGATGGGCTATACCGCCACCGAGGCCGGCCTCGCCACCGCGCCGATCGGCATCCTGCCGGTGCTGCTGTCGCCCATCATCGGCAAGAACGCGCACAAGCTGGATATGCGCTGGGTGGTGACCTTCAGCTTCCTGATGTTTGCCGCGTGCTTTTACTGGCGCTACAGCACCTTCAATCCGGCGATGGATTTTGCCGGCGTGGCGTGGCCGCAGTTCGTGCAGGGTTTTGCCATCGCCGGCTTCTTCATGCCGCTGACCACCATCACCCTGTCCAACATGAAGCCGCAGCAGCTGGCCAGTGCCTCCAGCCTGTCCAACTTCATGCGCACGCTGGCCGGCTCGATCGGTGCCTCGCTGACCACCTGGCAGTGGGAGCACCGCGAAGGGCTGCACCATACCCAGCTGACCGAACACGTCAGCCTGTACGACAACGCCACCCGCGACACGCTGGCCGCGATGCAGCAGGCCGGGCTGAGCGCCGAGCAGGCGGCGGCGGTAATCGCCAGCGACATCAGCCGCCAGGGGCTGTTTATCGGCGCCAACGAGGTATTCTGGCTGGCCACGGTGCTGTTCCTGCTGCTGACCGGGCTGGTGTGGCTGTCGCGGCCGCCGAAAACACCTGCGGGAGCGGTGGTGGTCGACGCCGGCCACTGA
- a CDS encoding HlyD family secretion protein translates to MDNTTPTTAPNTTRRTALTRLSVALAIAGLAAGAYWFLALRHHQATDDAYVAGNLVPVSSQVAGSIVAIHADDTQNVKAGDLLLTLDRNDAQLAYARAEAELAQAVRQTRQLISVSGKSDALVAQRAADVARAEADVARANGDLARREAAARDQAIAGEELQHARDAANSARLALSAARAALKVGEEEQQASRALVLSDRAEQQPAVARAAAALRESYLALARTEIRAPVSGQIARRSAQPGARIQPGTPLLAVAALDSAWVDANFKEGQLRELRIGQPVELHADLYGDDVTYHGTVAGLAAGTGSVFSLLPAQNATGNWIKVVQRVPVRIALQPQELQQHPLRLGLSMSVSVDTSRQDGPLLTAARRNPALSTSVFERQLAQADQAVASIIAANLGR, encoded by the coding sequence ATGGACAACACCACCCCGACTACCGCCCCCAACACCACCCGCCGCACCGCCCTCACCCGCCTGAGCGTGGCGCTGGCCATCGCCGGCCTCGCCGCCGGCGCTTACTGGTTCCTTGCACTACGCCACCACCAGGCCACCGACGACGCCTACGTCGCCGGCAATCTGGTGCCGGTGTCGTCGCAGGTGGCCGGCAGCATCGTCGCCATCCACGCCGACGACACCCAGAACGTCAAGGCCGGCGACCTGCTGCTGACGCTGGACCGCAACGACGCCCAGCTGGCCTACGCCCGCGCCGAGGCCGAACTGGCGCAGGCGGTGCGCCAGACGCGGCAGCTGATCTCGGTCAGCGGCAAATCCGACGCGCTGGTGGCACAGCGCGCGGCCGACGTCGCCCGGGCCGAGGCCGATGTCGCCCGCGCCAATGGCGATCTGGCGCGCCGCGAGGCCGCCGCCCGTGATCAGGCCATCGCCGGCGAAGAACTGCAGCACGCCCGCGACGCGGCCAACAGTGCCCGCCTCGCACTGAGCGCCGCCCGCGCCGCGCTGAAGGTCGGCGAGGAAGAACAGCAGGCCAGCCGCGCACTGGTGCTCAGCGACCGCGCCGAGCAACAACCGGCGGTAGCGCGCGCCGCCGCCGCGCTGCGCGAGAGCTACCTCGCGCTGGCGCGCACCGAGATCCGCGCGCCGGTATCCGGCCAGATCGCGCGCCGCAGCGCGCAGCCGGGCGCCCGCATCCAGCCCGGCACCCCGCTGCTGGCGGTGGCGGCGCTGGACAGCGCCTGGGTCGACGCCAACTTCAAGGAAGGCCAGCTGCGCGAGCTGCGCATCGGCCAGCCGGTCGAGCTGCACGCCGACCTGTACGGCGATGACGTCACCTATCACGGCACGGTCGCCGGCCTCGCCGCCGGCACCGGCAGCGTGTTCTCGCTGCTGCCGGCGCAGAACGCCACCGGCAACTGGATCAAGGTGGTGCAGCGCGTGCCGGTGCGCATCGCGCTGCAGCCGCAGGAGCTGCAGCAGCACCCGCTACGCCTCGGCCTGTCGATGTCGGTCAGCGTCGACACCAGCCGGCAGGACGGCCCACTGCTGACCGCCGCCCGTCGCAATCCGGCGCTGAGCACCAGCGTGTTCGAGCGCCAGCTGGCGCAGGCCGACCAGGCGGTGGCCAGCATCATTGCGGCCAACCTTGGCCGCTAA
- a CDS encoding efflux transporter outer membrane subunit translates to MRNYNPSLLPVSALLALLAVTGCATPAVAPLQSQPLTPAALAVSEAASPFAADWWRALNDASLEQLLAQALRNNPGLDAADARLRAARAGIASVASNDGLKVNGNLGASRARTSEFDALPPAMLGQWTTLQTVSADFSYRFDFWGKTRAQLAAARGQARAAELEASDARQSVAYALVGSYVEWRGAQASLTLLQQDRQQAASLLQNAEQRVKHGLAQPDEVLQARAQLADSDERLLRGEQRISAAAHALAALSAQPQAAIDALPAAALPQWTLDTAPLSSSQLGLRADVQAARERVEASRGNVAAARADFYPDVRLNLMAGLSAQELGDLFNPGARVLRLAPALTLPLFSNGELNARLDSRSAELEAAIASYNQTLLNAIRDTADHSSQLTRLRQAEAAKQQALLARRDSVAKVQSRASAGLATPASLLAEQRQLTQARLAALELHIQRLQSQAALIRTLGTAPAATR, encoded by the coding sequence ATGAGAAACTACAACCCATCCTTGCTGCCCGTCAGCGCCCTGCTGGCACTGCTGGCCGTGACCGGCTGCGCCACCCCGGCGGTGGCCCCGCTGCAAAGCCAGCCGCTGACCCCGGCCGCGCTGGCGGTCAGCGAAGCCGCCTCCCCCTTTGCCGCCGACTGGTGGCGCGCGCTGAACGACGCCAGCCTCGAGCAGCTACTGGCGCAGGCGCTGCGCAACAATCCGGGGCTGGACGCCGCCGATGCCCGCCTGCGCGCCGCGCGCGCCGGCATTGCCAGCGTCGCCAGCAACGACGGCCTGAAGGTCAACGGCAACCTCGGCGCCAGCCGCGCGCGCACCTCGGAATTCGACGCGCTGCCACCGGCCATGCTCGGCCAGTGGACCACGCTGCAGACGGTGTCCGCCGACTTCAGCTACCGCTTCGACTTCTGGGGCAAGACCCGCGCCCAGCTCGCCGCCGCCCGTGGCCAGGCCCGTGCCGCCGAGCTGGAAGCCAGCGACGCGCGTCAGAGCGTGGCCTACGCGCTGGTCGGCAGCTATGTTGAATGGCGCGGCGCGCAGGCTAGCCTGACGCTGCTACAGCAAGACCGGCAGCAGGCCGCCAGCCTGCTGCAAAACGCCGAGCAGCGCGTCAAGCACGGTCTGGCACAGCCGGACGAGGTGCTGCAGGCCCGCGCCCAGCTGGCCGACAGCGACGAGCGCCTGCTGCGCGGCGAGCAGCGCATCAGCGCCGCCGCCCACGCCCTCGCCGCGCTCAGTGCCCAGCCGCAGGCCGCCATCGACGCGCTGCCCGCCGCCGCGCTGCCGCAGTGGACGCTGGACACCGCACCGCTGAGCAGCAGCCAGCTGGGCCTGCGCGCCGACGTGCAGGCGGCGCGGGAACGGGTGGAGGCCAGCCGCGGTAACGTCGCCGCGGCGCGTGCCGACTTCTATCCCGATGTCCGTCTCAACCTGATGGCCGGGCTGTCGGCGCAGGAGCTGGGCGACCTGTTCAACCCCGGCGCGCGCGTGCTGCGGTTGGCACCGGCGCTGACGCTACCGTTGTTCAGCAACGGCGAGCTGAACGCACGCCTCGACAGCCGCAGTGCCGAGCTGGAAGCCGCCATCGCCAGCTACAACCAGACGCTGCTGAACGCGATCCGCGATACCGCCGACCACAGCAGCCAGCTGACGCGGTTGCGTCAGGCCGAGGCCGCCAAGCAGCAGGCGCTGCTCGCCCGCCGCGACAGCGTCGCCAAGGTGCAAAGCCGTGCCAGCGCCGGCCTGGCCACCCCCGCCAGTCTGCTGGCGGAGCAGCGCCAGCTGACCCAGGCCCGCCTCGCCGCGCTCGAACTGCACATCCAGCGCCTGCAAAGCCAGGCCGCCCTGATCCGCACGCTGGGCACCGCCCCGGCGGCCACCCGCTGA
- a CDS encoding MarR family transcriptional regulator: MKAPACGHSFAATEHAIDTIARRLPGSPREEVTLTRLLLHIQPLLLGYFNQSLAVHDINETTWMALMVLYARPEERLMPSELSDALAFSRTNATRVVDDLVNRGLIRRQPCAVDRRRTYLELTDSGLAFIEQVMPEQRQQVRELWAVFSGEERAQLEALLRKLMQQLGG; the protein is encoded by the coding sequence ATGAAAGCACCTGCCTGCGGCCACAGCTTTGCGGCCACCGAACACGCCATCGACACCATCGCCCGCCGCCTGCCCGGCAGCCCGCGCGAGGAAGTGACCCTCACCCGCCTGCTGCTGCACATCCAGCCGCTGTTGCTGGGCTACTTCAACCAGTCGCTGGCGGTGCACGACATCAACGAAACCACCTGGATGGCGCTGATGGTGCTGTACGCGCGGCCGGAAGAACGGCTGATGCCGTCCGAGCTGTCCGATGCGCTGGCGTTTTCGCGCACCAATGCCACCCGCGTGGTGGACGATCTGGTGAACCGCGGCCTGATCCGGCGCCAGCCCTGCGCCGTTGACCGCCGCCGCACCTATCTGGAGCTGACCGACAGCGGCCTCGCCTTCATCGAACAGGTGATGCCGGAACAGCGGCAGCAGGTGCGCGAGCTGTGGGCCGTGTTCAGCGGTGAGGAACGTGCGCAGCTGGAAGCGCTGCTGCGCAAGCTGATGCAGCAGCTCGGCGGCTGA
- a CDS encoding hemerythrin domain-containing protein has translation MMNLTTHLSAVHRHCDDSFAALEQAVRQQDWAGADALCASFCEEMAQHFADEENRLFQALEAATGMRGGPTAVMRYEHEQMRELMEDLNRDLLQRDARGVAATCDTLLVLMQQHNMKEENILYPMCDSRIPDAASLLQELRHVTP, from the coding sequence ATGATGAACCTGACAACCCACCTGAGCGCGGTGCACCGCCACTGCGACGACTCATTTGCCGCGCTGGAGCAGGCGGTGCGCCAGCAGGACTGGGCCGGCGCCGATGCGCTGTGCGCCAGCTTTTGCGAGGAAATGGCGCAGCACTTTGCCGACGAGGAAAACCGGCTGTTCCAGGCGTTGGAAGCGGCCACCGGCATGCGCGGCGGGCCGACCGCGGTGATGCGCTACGAGCACGAACAGATGCGCGAGCTGATGGAAGATCTCAACCGCGATCTGCTGCAGCGTGACGCTCGCGGCGTGGCCGCCACCTGTGACACCTTGCTGGTACTGATGCAGCAGCACAATATGAAGGAGGAGAACATCCTCTACCCAATGTGCGACAGCCGGATTCCGGATGCCGCCTCCTTGTTGCAGGAGCTACGCCATGTCACCCCGTGA
- a CDS encoding DUF2249 domain-containing protein: MSPRDLRGLVPPEPMEIILDDVDNGSSGQQLAYVLPHFPGPLIPLLQQRKVSFDSEMLPDMSGVVLKLVLP, translated from the coding sequence ATGTCACCCCGTGATTTGCGCGGCCTGGTGCCGCCGGAACCAATGGAAATCATCCTCGACGACGTCGACAACGGCAGCAGCGGCCAGCAGCTGGCCTATGTGCTGCCGCACTTCCCCGGGCCGCTGATCCCGCTGCTACAGCAGCGCAAGGTCAGCTTTGACAGTGAAATGCTGCCGGACATGAGCGGGGTGGTGCTGAAGCTGGTGCTGCCCTGA
- the cobA gene encoding uroporphyrinogen-III C-methyltransferase: protein MNAPASFPHPYPLRHGQVSLVGAGPGDPDLLTLKALRRLNEADVVLYDLLVSDAVLALVNRRAEQICVGKRASRHTLPQQDINQLIVTKAQQGLRVVRLKGGDPFLFGRGGEELETLAAAGIACEVIPGISAAMGAAAAAGIPLTHRDYAQGVSFVTGHRRDGQSTLEWTGHTGAEETLVVYMGLGEAANIADQLQAAGRAAATPVAIIENATTAQQRVLCCELASLGACVQQHSVKPPALLIIGEVVRLQARLQATLAQALAG, encoded by the coding sequence ATGAACGCCCCTGCCTCCTTCCCCCATCCCTACCCGCTGCGCCACGGCCAGGTCAGCCTGGTCGGCGCCGGCCCCGGCGATCCGGACCTGCTGACGCTGAAGGCGCTGCGCCGCCTCAACGAGGCCGACGTGGTGCTGTACGACCTGCTGGTGTCCGACGCGGTACTGGCGCTGGTCAACCGCCGCGCCGAGCAGATCTGCGTCGGCAAGCGCGCCAGCCGCCACACCCTGCCGCAACAGGACATCAACCAGCTGATCGTGACCAAGGCGCAACAAGGGCTGCGCGTGGTGCGGCTGAAAGGCGGCGACCCGTTCCTGTTCGGGCGCGGCGGCGAGGAGCTGGAAACGTTGGCCGCAGCCGGCATCGCCTGCGAGGTGATCCCCGGCATCAGCGCGGCGATGGGCGCGGCGGCGGCGGCCGGCATTCCGCTGACGCACCGCGACTACGCGCAGGGCGTCAGCTTCGTCACCGGCCATCGCCGCGACGGGCAGAGCACGCTGGAGTGGACCGGCCACACCGGCGCCGAGGAAACGCTGGTGGTGTACATGGGGCTGGGCGAGGCGGCCAATATCGCCGACCAGCTGCAAGCCGCCGGCCGCGCCGCCGCCACACCGGTGGCCATCATCGAGAACGCCACCACCGCGCAACAGCGGGTGCTGTGCTGCGAGCTGGCCAGCCTCGGTGCCTGTGTGCAGCAGCACTCGGTCAAACCCCCGGCCCTGCTGATCATCGGCGAGGTGGTACGACTGCAGGCCAGACTACAGGCGACGCTGGCTCAGGCGCTGGCCGGCTGA